A segment of the Flavobacteriales bacterium genome:
CCTTACATTTAATGAATTCACTAAATTCATTAGCATCACATAATGGGCAGTGTTCTAAATTTTCCATTTGTTCCACGTGGAACTTATTAGCGACCGAGGTAGATCATGAGGACTGATATATCAGCGGGACTAACCCCACTGATCCTAGAGGCTTGGCCAACGGTTTCTGGTTTAATACGATTCAATTTTTCACGTGCTTCTGATGACAAAGATGTTAGTCTGTCATATTCCAGGTTATGGGACAATTTGATCCCTTCAAGCCGATTCAGCTTATCGGCCATTTCCTTTTCCCGGTTTATATAACCCTCATATTTAATGGTTATCTCGGTTTGTTGGATGATCTCATTCTTGTCTTCCTCAAGTGTTTGAATAAACTGTCTCATTTCTTCTGAATGTGATAGCAGTTCATTTAGGGTGATATTTGGTCTCTGAAGAATTTGAATAAACTTTACCTTTTGGGGCAATAAGCTGCTGTTCTTGGATTCAAGAAAAGCATTCATCTTGTTTGGATCTGCACTAAGCGTTTTAAGCAAGTGCAATAACTGTGATTTGCTTTCCCGCTTTTTTATCAGGCGCTCCAAGCGATCATCTTTTGCCAGCCCAATCCTATGGCTTTTTTCTGTAAGACGTTCATCGGCATTGTCCTGTCGAAGCAGAAGACGGTATTCGGCTCGTGAGGTAAACATGCGATATGGTTCTTCTGTTCCCTTAGTGACCAGGTCATCGATCAATACGCCTATATAGGCCTCGTCCCTATTCAGGATAAAAGAATCCTCTCCGGCAACCTTTAGATGTGCATTAATTCCCGCCATTAGTCCCTGGCACGCGGCCTCTTCGTAGCCGGTTGTACCGTTGATCTGACCTGCAAAGTACAAGCCAGAAATCTTTTGTGTTTCCAGGGTATGTGACAGTTGGGTGGGATGAAAGAAGTCATATTCAATAGCATAACCGGGCCTGAACATTCGTACATTTTCGAATCCGGGGATAAGTTTAAGTGCTTTGTATTGAACATCCTCTGGAAGAGATGTGGAAAAACCGTTTACATAGATTTCAACGGTATTCCAACCTTCGGGTTCAACAAATATCTGGTGTTGGTTCTTGTCTGAAAAGCGTTCAATCTTGTCTTCAATGGAAGGGCAATACCTTGGCCCTAAACCTTGAATTCGTCCGTTAAACATAGGTGACTTATGAAAGCCAGTTCTTAGTATATCGTGTACTTGTGTGTTTGTGTATGTGATATGACAGCTGCGTTGTCTGGTTAGGGATGGTGTGGAAGTAAACGAGAACTTATCGGGTATGTCATCGCCCGGTTGTTCTTCCATTTGGG
Coding sequences within it:
- the mnmG gene encoding tRNA uridine-5-carboxymethylaminomethyl(34) synthesis enzyme MnmG, with product MNQIYDIIVVGAGHAGCEAAAAAANLGSRVLLITMNMGTIAQMSCNPAMGGIAKGQIVREIDALGGYSGIVTDKTMIQFRMLNRSKGAAMWSPRAQSDRWLFAQEWRLMLEQTPLVDFWQDMVDSLLLEGDIVKGVRTSMGLTFLSKAVILTNGTFLNGRIHLGEKQYSGGRAGEHAAKGITEQLQEMGLESGRMKTGTPPRVDGRSLDYTQMEEQPGDDIPDKFSFTSTPSLTRQRSCHITYTNTQVHDILRTGFHKSPMFNGRIQGLGPRYCPSIEDKIERFSDKNQHQIFVEPEGWNTVEIYVNGFSTSLPEDVQYKALKLIPGFENVRMFRPGYAIEYDFFHPTQLSHTLETQKISGLYFAGQINGTTGYEEAACQGLMAGINAHLKVAGEDSFILNRDEAYIGVLIDDLVTKGTEEPYRMFTSRAEYRLLLRQDNADERLTEKSHRIGLAKDDRLERLIKKRESKSQLLHLLKTLSADPNKMNAFLESKNSSLLPQKVKFIQILQRPNITLNELLSHSEEMRQFIQTLEEDKNEIIQQTEITIKYEGYINREKEMADKLNRLEGIKLSHNLEYDRLTSLSSEAREKLNRIKPETVGQASRISGVSPADISVLMIYLGR